Proteins from one Pseudodesulfovibrio hydrargyri genomic window:
- a CDS encoding PEP/pyruvate-binding domain-containing protein, with product MAKAKNDATDKAPAAKAKKPDAKVESLKQKLVLNGAEIKKIGEDAELLVGGKNYNTAIISQVPGIRAPEFRAISSNAFHILLDETKVNAAVVRATVDKEYNKIDWYSDAVNEDSDYLQHFVREVGKKIREESKKQSGTPIRLRTFINNVVEGFATSPEGIDQLRMRSVLVQSAILSVEMPEEVGKEVKAAYQSICKEAGLDDVPVAVRSSAAGEDSRKKAFAGLQDTYLNIVGEEECLEAYHWDCASAYNLRSMTYRREAILDAITKAEKTGDDSIAETAKKEWAIEHTSLSVCIMRMINPVISGTAFSADTATGCRGTDRNDLVSIDASYGLGEAVVGGMVTPDKFYVFQRDGGREVVIRYMGCKEKKIVYKEDGSGTHVVKVADNEVFRWALSIAQAETVAQGVRNISRAYGGMIMDTEFCIDKTDRLWFVQARPETRWNEDFELHPHTIFMRRLEVDKKAIDSAEVILEGNGASRGAGQGTVKYLRSALELNKINKGDILAADRTDPDMVPGMRIASAILADVGGDTSHAAITSRELGIPAIIGIQRLEALRSMDGQQVTVDGSRGKVYRGELPLVEVGGEINVSELPATKTKVGLILADVGQALFLSRLRNVPDFEVGLLRAEFMLGNIGVHPMALEAYDKDALNDLVEEKLQEMDHHLTKVMKEQLDSGLITMPLKLREYVGLITGLAREMESLAEQEGARSTDEVLAMHRRLREMDHKLDEHISHATERLDVLKTSIDPEAHVAVVLGYHDMLEPTPSVRTEAWKIRQQHEKTVSEYVARLKEDPEFVAHLDKITRLREEVALKMGLKSEMDEVATLPDRIRRLLESRGYTTGKENYIQTLSQGLALFAMAFYGSNIVYRTTDFKSNEYRNLLGGSLFEAHEDNPMIGYRGVSRNIHDWELEAFKLARGIYGGRNLSIMFPFVRTLEEARSMKRYLKQVHNLESGKDDLKVILMAEIPSNAILCKEFLKEVDGFSIGSNDMTQMVLATDRDNASLQHIYDEEDPAVVWAILSAIFAGQKVGKKVGFCGQGVSNSVILRGLVAIAGIVSASVVPDTYHQTKLDMAEIESENIKTSELGAWLKKQHMVKLQELLEANSYGHILKKYKSPEDFMEWYEGELDRFSEQLRDHMETPKEEFYRQEMEQFRATFHKPVIYASWDWHNTVEDAMHHAGFATFEDQEAALEKQRKKQW from the coding sequence ATGGCCAAAGCCAAAAATGACGCAACGGATAAAGCACCGGCGGCCAAAGCCAAGAAACCCGATGCCAAGGTGGAGAGTCTCAAGCAGAAGCTCGTCCTGAACGGCGCCGAAATCAAGAAAATCGGTGAAGACGCCGAACTGCTAGTCGGCGGCAAGAACTACAATACGGCTATCATCAGCCAGGTGCCAGGCATCCGCGCTCCGGAGTTCCGGGCTATTTCCTCCAATGCCTTTCATATCCTTCTGGACGAGACCAAGGTGAACGCCGCCGTGGTCCGGGCCACTGTGGACAAGGAGTACAACAAGATCGACTGGTACTCCGACGCGGTCAACGAGGACTCCGACTACCTGCAGCACTTTGTCCGCGAGGTGGGCAAGAAGATCCGCGAGGAGTCCAAGAAGCAGTCCGGCACGCCGATCCGCCTGCGCACCTTCATCAACAACGTGGTCGAGGGCTTTGCCACCTCTCCCGAGGGCATCGACCAGCTGCGCATGCGTTCGGTCCTGGTCCAGTCGGCCATCCTGTCCGTGGAAATGCCCGAAGAGGTCGGCAAGGAGGTCAAGGCCGCCTACCAGTCCATCTGCAAGGAAGCCGGCCTGGACGACGTGCCCGTGGCCGTGCGTTCCTCGGCGGCGGGCGAGGACAGCCGCAAGAAGGCCTTTGCCGGTCTGCAGGACACCTACCTTAACATAGTGGGTGAGGAGGAGTGCCTCGAGGCCTACCATTGGGACTGCGCCTCGGCCTACAACCTGCGCTCCATGACCTACCGCCGCGAGGCCATTCTCGACGCCATCACCAAGGCGGAGAAGACCGGCGACGACTCCATTGCCGAGACCGCCAAGAAGGAGTGGGCCATCGAGCACACCTCCCTGTCGGTCTGCATCATGCGGATGATCAATCCGGTCATCTCGGGCACGGCGTTCAGCGCGGACACCGCCACCGGCTGCCGGGGCACGGACCGCAACGATCTCGTGTCCATCGACGCCAGCTACGGCCTGGGCGAGGCGGTCGTCGGCGGCATGGTCACCCCGGACAAGTTCTACGTCTTCCAGCGCGACGGCGGCCGCGAAGTGGTCATCCGCTACATGGGCTGCAAGGAAAAGAAGATCGTCTACAAGGAGGATGGCAGCGGCACCCACGTGGTCAAGGTCGCGGACAACGAGGTCTTCCGCTGGGCCCTGTCCATCGCCCAGGCCGAGACCGTGGCCCAGGGCGTGCGCAACATCTCCCGGGCCTACGGCGGGATGATCATGGACACCGAGTTCTGCATCGACAAGACCGACCGTCTGTGGTTCGTCCAGGCCCGGCCCGAGACCCGCTGGAACGAGGACTTCGAGCTCCATCCGCACACTATTTTCATGCGCCGCCTCGAGGTGGACAAGAAGGCCATCGACTCGGCCGAGGTCATCCTGGAAGGCAACGGCGCGTCCCGCGGCGCGGGCCAGGGTACGGTCAAGTATCTGCGTTCCGCCCTGGAACTGAACAAGATCAACAAGGGCGACATCCTGGCCGCCGATCGCACCGACCCGGACATGGTTCCGGGCATGCGCATCGCTTCGGCCATCCTGGCCGACGTGGGCGGCGACACCAGCCACGCGGCCATCACCTCGCGCGAGCTGGGCATCCCGGCCATCATCGGCATCCAGCGCCTGGAGGCCCTGCGCTCCATGGACGGCCAGCAGGTCACCGTGGACGGCTCCCGGGGCAAGGTCTACCGGGGCGAGCTGCCCCTGGTCGAGGTCGGCGGCGAGATCAACGTCAGCGAGCTGCCCGCCACCAAGACCAAGGTCGGCCTGATCCTGGCCGACGTGGGCCAGGCCCTGTTCCTGTCCCGCCTGCGCAACGTGCCCGATTTCGAGGTCGGCCTGCTGCGCGCCGAGTTCATGCTCGGCAACATCGGCGTCCACCCCATGGCGCTTGAGGCCTACGACAAGGACGCCCTCAACGACCTGGTGGAGGAAAAGCTCCAGGAGATGGACCACCACCTGACCAAGGTCATGAAGGAGCAGCTGGATTCCGGCCTGATCACCATGCCGCTGAAACTGCGCGAGTACGTCGGTCTGATCACCGGCCTGGCCCGCGAGATGGAGTCCCTGGCCGAGCAGGAGGGCGCCCGCAGCACGGACGAGGTCCTGGCCATGCACCGCCGCCTGCGCGAGATGGACCACAAGCTTGACGAGCACATCTCCCACGCCACCGAGCGCCTCGACGTGCTCAAGACCTCCATCGACCCCGAGGCCCACGTGGCCGTGGTCCTGGGCTACCACGACATGCTCGAGCCGACCCCGTCGGTCCGAACCGAGGCGTGGAAGATCCGCCAGCAGCATGAGAAGACCGTTTCCGAGTACGTGGCCCGCCTCAAGGAGGATCCCGAATTCGTGGCCCACCTCGACAAGATCACCCGCCTGCGCGAGGAAGTGGCTCTCAAGATGGGCCTGAAGTCCGAGATGGACGAGGTGGCGACCCTGCCCGACCGCATCCGCCGCCTGCTCGAATCGCGCGGCTACACCACCGGCAAGGAGAACTACATCCAGACCCTGTCCCAGGGGCTGGCCCTGTTCGCCATGGCCTTCTACGGCTCCAACATCGTCTACCGGACCACCGACTTCAAATCCAACGAGTACCGCAACTTGCTGGGCGGCTCGCTGTTCGAGGCCCACGAGGACAACCCCATGATCGGCTACCGGGGCGTCTCGCGGAACATCCACGACTGGGAGCTCGAGGCCTTCAAGCTGGCCCGGGGCATCTACGGCGGCCGGAACCTGTCCATCATGTTCCCGTTCGTGCGTACCCTGGAAGAGGCCCGCTCCATGAAGCGCTACCTCAAACAGGTCCACAACCTGGAATCCGGCAAGGACGATCTTAAGGTCATCCTCATGGCAGAGATCCCGAGCAACGCCATCCTGTGCAAGGAATTCCTCAAGGAAGTGGACGGGTTCTCCATCGGCTCCAACGACATGACCCAGATGGTCCTGGCCACGGACCGCGACAACGCCAGCCTGCAGCACATCTACGACGAGGAGGACCCGGCCGTGGTCTGGGCCATTCTGTCCGCCATCTTCGCGGGCCAGAAGGTCGGCAAGAAGGTCGGCTTCTGCGGCCAGGGCGTGTCCAACTCCGTGATCCTGCGCGGCCTGGTGGCCATCGCGGGCATCGTGTCCGCCTCGGTGGTGCCCGACACCTACCATCAGACCAAGCTGGACATGGCCGAGATCGAGTCCGAGAACATCAAAACCAGCGAACTCGGGGCTTGGCTCAAGAAGCAGCACATGGTCAAGTTGCAGGAGCTGCTGGAAGCCAACAGTTACGGGCACATCCTCAAGAAGTACAAGTCTCCCGAGGACTTCATGGAATGGTACGAGGGCGAGCTCGACCGCTTCAGCGAACAGCTGCGCGACCACATGGAGACCCCCAAGGAGGAGTTCTACCGCCAGGAGATGGAGCAGTTCCGCGCCACCTTCCACAAGCCGGTCATCTACGCCAGCTGGGACTGGCACAACACCGTGGAGGACGCCATGCACCACGCCGGTTTCGCGACCTTCGAGGATCAGGAGGCGGCCCTGGAAAAACAGCGCAAGAAGCAGTGGTAG
- a CDS encoding flagellar protein FlaG translates to MNIPMMNIDMKQELRSESVVPAKAVHKPPVPDGSVRRDDMVMAQDEAQSDGQSGTPTREELNTLIAEAEEHLESKNIKLKFNILENNDTIQVEIIDSDGKTIRKIPEDDLLKLTKSLKSLGQGFLDKMS, encoded by the coding sequence ATGAATATCCCCATGATGAACATCGACATGAAGCAAGAGCTGCGCTCGGAGAGCGTTGTTCCGGCCAAGGCCGTGCACAAGCCGCCCGTTCCGGACGGCTCGGTCCGGCGCGATGACATGGTCATGGCGCAGGATGAGGCGCAGTCGGACGGGCAATCCGGCACCCCCACCCGGGAGGAACTGAACACCTTGATAGCCGAGGCCGAGGAGCATCTCGAGTCCAAGAACATCAAGCTGAAGTTCAACATCCTGGAGAACAACGACACGATTCAGGTGGAGATCATCGATTCTGACGGGAAGACCATCCGCAAGATTCCGGAGGACGACCTGCTCAAGTTGACCAAGTCCCTGAAGAGTCTCGGACAGGGGTTCCTGGACAAGATGTCCTGA
- a CDS encoding FapA family protein has product MPFFLKHYFDPDWDPAKLTPEEQADGSVDHHERQFVVNVAAGDLIAEWIPVEEAGDDLDERFVSEEKSFPAGKGTGIKREFPDKLFAAVDGYVCYKEGRILVRNPLTVHSDIDYHTGNVNFVGNVVVEGSVRSGFSIEATDVRVNAQVDGATIKARGGLDCRGGVKGGRKALLKAGKDMKLAFCEFATLLSGGDIMIKGALMHSEVYAGKRLAVGGRLTGGNICAYNYIYVGEQLGGGMDTDTSLILGYKPSLLFADQRYNVRIKTLHEDIASYEKALNKGEEFKAEYQPRLESARRELDLLKDLKVKLWDGIYATERLDDCRVLVPGVVKPGVEICIGSAYYRVDDFLEDVFFYYDNGEVKIGASAAKSKK; this is encoded by the coding sequence ATGCCGTTTTTCCTGAAACACTACTTCGACCCCGACTGGGACCCGGCCAAGCTCACGCCGGAAGAGCAGGCGGACGGAAGCGTGGACCATCACGAGCGCCAGTTTGTCGTGAATGTGGCTGCCGGCGACCTCATCGCCGAATGGATTCCGGTGGAAGAGGCGGGCGATGACCTGGACGAACGGTTCGTCTCCGAGGAAAAATCCTTTCCCGCGGGCAAGGGCACGGGCATCAAGAGGGAGTTTCCGGACAAGCTTTTTGCTGCCGTGGACGGCTACGTCTGCTACAAAGAGGGGAGGATTCTCGTCCGCAATCCGCTGACGGTCCACTCCGACATCGATTATCATACCGGCAACGTGAATTTCGTGGGCAATGTGGTGGTCGAAGGGTCCGTGCGAAGCGGCTTCTCCATCGAGGCCACGGACGTGCGGGTCAATGCCCAGGTGGACGGGGCGACCATCAAGGCCCGGGGTGGTCTGGACTGCCGGGGCGGGGTCAAGGGCGGCCGGAAGGCGCTGCTCAAGGCCGGAAAGGACATGAAGCTGGCCTTTTGCGAATTCGCGACCCTGTTGTCGGGCGGCGACATCATGATCAAGGGCGCGCTGATGCACAGCGAGGTCTACGCGGGCAAGCGGCTGGCCGTGGGCGGACGGCTCACCGGCGGGAACATCTGCGCCTACAATTACATCTACGTGGGCGAACAGCTGGGCGGAGGCATGGACACCGATACCTCCCTGATCCTGGGGTACAAACCGTCGCTGCTCTTCGCGGACCAGCGCTACAACGTACGGATCAAGACCTTGCACGAGGACATCGCCTCCTATGAAAAGGCCTTGAACAAGGGCGAGGAATTCAAGGCCGAATACCAGCCCCGGCTCGAGTCGGCCCGCAGGGAGCTGGATCTACTCAAGGATTTGAAGGTCAAGCTGTGGGACGGCATCTACGCCACCGAACGGCTGGACGACTGCCGGGTTCTTGTACCGGGCGTGGTCAAGCCAGGCGTGGAAATCTGCATCGGTTCCGCATATTATAGAGTGGATGATTTTTTGGAAGATGTCTTTTTCTATTATGACAACGGTGAAGTCAAGATTGGCGCTTCAGCAGCAAAAAGCAAGAAATAA
- a CDS encoding motility protein A — MDIATLIGLVGAFALVITTIFMGGNAAGFIDIPSVVVVIGGTFAVTFIMFPMGVVINAFKVGMKTLLFKSSDPQDIIRLITSLSDTARKESLVALEKVNIDDPFLKKGVMLVVDGSSEGLVRSVMEIELEFMKQRHRQGQAVFKGMGTMAPAFGMIGTLIGLVNMLSNLSDPSSIGPAMAVALLTTFYGAIMANVMFLPMATKLEERSAEDVLFMQIMIEGVSSLQRGDHPSVVKEKLQAFLSPALREAT, encoded by the coding sequence ATGGATATCGCAACTCTTATCGGCCTGGTCGGGGCCTTTGCCCTGGTCATCACAACCATTTTCATGGGCGGCAACGCGGCGGGTTTCATCGACATTCCCTCGGTGGTGGTCGTCATCGGCGGTACCTTTGCCGTTACCTTTATCATGTTTCCGATGGGCGTGGTCATCAACGCCTTCAAGGTCGGCATGAAGACCCTCCTGTTCAAGTCGTCCGACCCTCAGGATATCATCCGACTGATAACCTCCCTGTCCGACACGGCCCGCAAGGAAAGCCTGGTCGCCCTGGAAAAGGTCAACATCGACGATCCATTCCTGAAAAAGGGCGTGATGCTGGTTGTGGACGGCTCCAGCGAAGGGCTGGTCCGTTCGGTCATGGAGATCGAACTGGAATTCATGAAACAACGCCACCGGCAGGGGCAGGCCGTTTTCAAGGGCATGGGCACCATGGCACCGGCCTTCGGCATGATCGGCACCCTCATCGGCCTCGTCAACATGCTCTCCAACCTGTCCGACCCTTCGTCCATCGGCCCGGCCATGGCCGTGGCCCTGCTGACCACCTTCTACGGGGCCATCATGGCCAACGTCATGTTCCTGCCCATGGCCACCAAGCTGGAGGAGCGGTCCGCCGAGGACGTCCTGTTCATGCAGATCATGATCGAGGGCGTCTCCTCCCTGCAGCGCGGCGACCACCCGTCGGTGGTCAAGGAAAAGCTGCAGGCATTCCTGTCCCCGGCCCTGCGCGAAGCGACCTAG
- a CDS encoding OmpA/MotB family protein, whose amino-acid sequence MAKAEEVIRRKPPEDPPGDEGLPPWMATFADMVTLLLCFFVLLLSFAQQSEEKFRDALGSLKGAFGVREVRAVSDEMAQFNTSSEATEKMVSSISHDERLLLSVVMRVKSMLEKMDVKLKEGAGVSADRDGVVFRANSAALFMPNTAELRPEAGKMLDAVIKVLKDYKLNLVVRGHTDDRPVHTAKYPSNWELSAARAAVALDYIVNKGGIEINRAKAVGYADTRPEVPNDTEADRLRNQRVEFYMHMPQRDAW is encoded by the coding sequence ATGGCCAAGGCCGAAGAAGTCATACGCAGAAAGCCGCCGGAGGATCCTCCGGGCGACGAGGGATTGCCGCCGTGGATGGCCACGTTTGCCGACATGGTCACTCTTTTGTTGTGCTTTTTTGTGCTGCTGTTGTCCTTTGCCCAACAGAGTGAGGAAAAGTTCCGCGACGCGTTGGGCTCGCTCAAGGGGGCTTTCGGGGTCAGGGAAGTCCGGGCGGTCTCCGATGAGATGGCCCAGTTCAACACCAGTTCCGAGGCGACCGAGAAGATGGTCTCGTCCATCTCCCACGATGAGCGGCTGCTCCTCTCGGTGGTCATGCGCGTCAAGTCCATGCTTGAGAAGATGGACGTGAAGCTCAAGGAGGGGGCGGGGGTGAGCGCCGACCGCGACGGCGTGGTCTTCAGGGCCAATTCGGCCGCGTTGTTTATGCCCAACACCGCCGAACTGCGGCCCGAGGCCGGGAAGATGCTGGACGCGGTCATCAAGGTTCTCAAGGACTACAAGCTGAATCTCGTGGTCCGGGGTCACACGGACGACCGGCCTGTCCATACGGCCAAGTACCCGTCCAACTGGGAGCTTTCCGCAGCGCGCGCCGCCGTGGCCCTGGATTACATCGTCAACAAGGGCGGGATCGAGATCAACCGGGCCAAGGCCGTGGGCTATGCGGACACCCGGCCCGAGGTGCCCAACGACACCGAGGCGGACCGGCTGAGGAACCAGCGGGTCGAATTTTACATGCACATGCCCCAGCGGGACGCCTGGTAG
- a CDS encoding OmpA/MotB family protein: MAEQEAMEQQGGGPKSDPPKPEEGIPPWMATFADMVTLLLCFFVLLLSFTNQDVTNFRKLMGSIQEALGVQYEDRVALSTPYADTTFKERQSVKENRQIVELGVILKKAIRAKDLTHMAKVSSDKSGVMLRMSSPVLFDKGSVELTAEARQALEMVIDSMKKTDFNLVIRGHTDGEAPESRQYGSNWALSAARAARCLRYLLDNSDIPPTRMKAVGYGGSKPLLPSTSEENRQANRRVEFFFLPSGRSKW; this comes from the coding sequence ATGGCTGAACAGGAAGCGATGGAACAGCAGGGCGGGGGGCCCAAGTCCGATCCGCCCAAGCCCGAAGAGGGGATTCCGCCGTGGATGGCGACCTTCGCCGACATGGTCACGCTGTTGTTGTGCTTTTTCGTCCTGCTCCTGTCATTTACCAACCAGGACGTGACCAACTTCCGCAAGCTGATGGGGTCCATCCAGGAGGCCTTGGGCGTCCAGTACGAGGACAGGGTGGCCCTGTCCACTCCGTATGCGGACACGACCTTCAAGGAACGGCAGAGCGTCAAGGAAAACAGACAGATAGTCGAGCTCGGCGTGATCCTGAAAAAGGCCATCCGGGCCAAGGACCTGACCCACATGGCCAAGGTCAGTTCCGACAAGTCGGGCGTCATGCTCAGGATGAGCAGCCCGGTGCTCTTCGACAAGGGGTCCGTGGAGCTGACCGCCGAGGCCAGGCAGGCCTTGGAGATGGTCATCGACTCCATGAAGAAGACCGACTTCAACCTGGTCATCCGGGGCCATACAGACGGCGAGGCGCCCGAGTCCCGGCAGTACGGCTCCAATTGGGCCCTGTCAGCCGCCCGCGCAGCCCGTTGCCTGCGCTATCTCCTCGATAATTCGGACATCCCGCCCACCCGCATGAAGGCCGTGGGCTACGGCGGTTCCAAGCCGCTTCTGCCGAGCACTTCCGAGGAAAACCGCCAGGCCAACCGCCGCGTGGAATTCTTCTTCCTCCCGTCCGGCCGCTCCAAGTGGTAG
- a CDS encoding aldo/keto reductase: protein MNKSPFYTLNNGVQMPAFGLGVFQSSPEETIGAVSSAIAEGYRLIDTAARYVNEREVGEGIRQSGVDRNEIFVTTKLWFTDYGYDAALRAFDNSLSQLGLDELDLYLLHWPVPTDFDNTIAAWQALEKLLAEGRVRAIGVSNFSPQHLKRLAEHATVVPAVNQVELHPFFAQRQLREANAQLGIVTQAWSPIGGIRRYGKPGDQEGQDPLSHPLITGLAQKYGKTAAQIILRWHMDIGVSAIPKSVKPARIAENFDIFDFSLTADEVSAVTALDTGERGGPDPEKVSTQFFGS from the coding sequence ATGAACAAAAGTCCTTTTTACACGTTAAACAATGGCGTGCAGATGCCGGCCTTCGGGCTTGGCGTTTTCCAGAGTTCACCCGAAGAAACCATCGGCGCCGTCTCGTCTGCCATTGCCGAGGGCTACCGGCTGATCGACACCGCGGCTCGATATGTCAACGAACGCGAGGTCGGCGAAGGCATCCGCCAGAGCGGCGTTGACCGCAACGAGATTTTCGTCACCACCAAGTTATGGTTCACGGACTACGGCTACGATGCGGCCCTGCGGGCTTTCGACAACAGCCTGTCGCAGCTGGGTCTGGATGAACTGGACTTGTACCTGCTGCATTGGCCGGTTCCCACCGACTTCGACAACACCATCGCGGCATGGCAGGCGCTGGAGAAGCTGCTGGCCGAAGGGCGCGTCCGCGCCATCGGTGTCAGCAACTTCAGCCCCCAACACCTGAAGCGTCTTGCCGAGCACGCCACGGTTGTTCCGGCTGTAAATCAGGTCGAGCTGCACCCGTTCTTCGCTCAGCGCCAGCTGCGTGAGGCCAATGCTCAACTTGGTATCGTGACCCAGGCGTGGTCACCCATCGGCGGAATCCGACGCTACGGAAAACCGGGCGACCAGGAAGGACAGGATCCACTGAGCCATCCCTTAATCACCGGCCTGGCGCAGAAGTACGGCAAGACCGCAGCACAGATCATCTTGCGCTGGCACATGGACATCGGGGTCTCAGCTATCCCTAAATCGGTCAAGCCGGCACGTATTGCCGAGAATTTCGATATCTTCGACTTCTCGCTGACGGCCGACGAAGTTTCGGCCGTCACGGCTCTGGATACGGGTGAACGCGGCGGCCCCGACCCGGAAAAGGTCAGCACCCAGTTTTTTGGCAGTTAG
- a CDS encoding AraC family transcriptional regulator yields the protein MSTAKGNMFQFVNSGRDLGVTVLNAVMSDFAYGRHAHEEVAMGVTLDGVQEFSCNGEQFSSPPGGIILFNPDQAHNGNPGNKTALKYTMLYLDPVIFNELARSATDGGRAEYHAREINFSDPVLRTLILRTARLVAAPGGSVLEIESSLYGLARRLTSRLGVYRPDGWTDAKDALLLRVRDYIHENIEDDISIDDLSRTAHLSKFHFIRLFRSQFGLTPHQYVINHRINRVREELAQGTPSTDVAARFGFFDVSHMNRHFKRAYGLTPRQYQIQFTR from the coding sequence ATGTCGACAGCCAAGGGCAATATGTTTCAATTCGTCAACAGCGGGCGGGACCTGGGCGTGACCGTGCTCAACGCGGTCATGTCGGATTTCGCCTACGGCAGGCATGCCCACGAGGAAGTGGCCATGGGCGTGACCCTGGACGGCGTGCAGGAGTTTTCCTGCAACGGAGAGCAGTTCAGCAGCCCCCCCGGCGGCATCATCCTGTTCAATCCAGACCAGGCGCACAACGGCAATCCCGGCAACAAGACCGCCCTGAAATACACCATGTTGTATCTTGATCCGGTCATATTCAACGAGCTTGCCCGGAGCGCGACCGATGGCGGCCGGGCGGAGTATCACGCCCGGGAAATCAATTTTTCGGATCCGGTCCTACGAACCCTGATTTTGCGCACGGCACGGCTGGTGGCGGCCCCGGGCGGCAGCGTACTCGAGATCGAGTCCAGCCTGTACGGCCTGGCCCGGCGGCTGACGAGTCGGCTGGGCGTGTACCGCCCGGACGGCTGGACCGATGCCAAAGATGCGCTCCTGCTGCGGGTTCGGGACTACATCCACGAGAATATCGAGGATGACATCTCCATCGACGACCTGAGCCGCACGGCCCATCTGTCGAAATTCCACTTCATCCGCCTGTTTCGCAGCCAGTTCGGACTGACTCCGCACCAGTACGTCATCAACCACCGGATCAACAGGGTGCGGGAGGAGCTCGCCCAAGGCACGCCCTCCACGGACGTGGCCGCCCGGTTCGGCTTTTTCGACGTCAGCCACATGAACCGCCATTTCAAGCGCGCCTACGGCCTTACGCCCCGTCAGTACCAGATCCAATTCACCAGGTAG